The following coding sequences are from one Leptolyngbya sp. NIES-3755 window:
- a CDS encoding hypothetical protein (hypothetical protein N9414_10253;~similar to AA sequence:cyanobase_aa:LBDG_18840), whose protein sequence is MRVISFRNGFVFAIVTASLVAQGVWRSVAKADFLPYCQQTSDIIRQKDAARRESLKDGAQAQQNYQTLLRQHADQLRQCRNQNWLKTQGIWLRLYACDTRPGAIEEVLDRIVDRGYNEVYVETFYNGQVLLPANDNPTAWQSVIQSSNVDLLAQVIQKGRDRGLKVYAWMFSMNFGYTYANKPEKQVSLLRNGRGQTSLNANTIAGLSTVLGALNPDEAFIDPYSLAAKQDYYRMVKEVIKRRPDGLLFDYIRYPRSQGKGSVSTSIQDLWVFGEASRKALIDRGLNNKGRELIKRYIDRGSISASDVAAVDKLLPREKVPMWQGRIPTAIDTRGTVGQRAGVLQSDLWRLSVAHAMQGVVDFLNVAIYPVQQAGLPAGAVFFPEGNQTIGRGFDSRLQPWDRFPKNISWNPMSYATCGNADCVVKQVQRVLAQAPQGTEVRPVLAGVWQESISNRPPLEVQMEALKSLSPRISSVSHFAYSWQEPQSDQDRKGCVARRL, encoded by the coding sequence ATGAGAGTAATCTCTTTTCGGAATGGCTTCGTTTTCGCGATCGTCACCGCTAGTCTCGTTGCTCAAGGCGTGTGGCGCAGTGTGGCAAAGGCAGATTTTCTTCCTTATTGCCAGCAAACTTCGGACATAATCCGACAAAAGGATGCTGCCCGCCGTGAATCGCTTAAAGATGGAGCACAAGCACAACAAAATTATCAAACTCTGCTCCGTCAACATGCGGATCAATTGCGGCAATGTCGCAACCAGAACTGGCTAAAAACTCAGGGGATTTGGTTACGACTCTATGCGTGTGATACACGACCAGGAGCGATCGAGGAAGTGTTGGATCGGATTGTCGATCGAGGCTACAACGAAGTTTATGTTGAGACTTTCTACAACGGACAGGTTCTTCTGCCAGCGAATGACAATCCGACCGCATGGCAATCGGTGATCCAGTCGAGTAATGTCGATCTACTCGCTCAAGTGATTCAGAAAGGACGCGATCGCGGTCTGAAAGTTTATGCCTGGATGTTCAGCATGAATTTCGGCTATACCTACGCGAACAAGCCAGAAAAGCAGGTCTCTCTATTGCGGAATGGACGTGGACAAACCAGTTTAAACGCCAATACGATCGCGGGATTGAGTACGGTTTTAGGCGCATTGAACCCGGATGAAGCTTTTATTGATCCCTATAGTTTGGCGGCGAAACAGGACTATTACCGGATGGTGAAAGAAGTGATCAAGCGCCGACCTGATGGGTTATTGTTCGATTACATTCGCTATCCGCGCAGTCAAGGAAAAGGCTCAGTGTCAACGAGTATCCAAGATTTGTGGGTGTTTGGCGAAGCATCGAGAAAGGCACTGATCGATCGAGGATTGAATAATAAAGGACGGGAGTTGATCAAGCGGTATATCGATCGAGGTTCGATTAGTGCGAGTGATGTCGCAGCGGTTGATAAACTACTTCCGCGTGAGAAAGTTCCGATGTGGCAAGGGCGAATTCCGACTGCGATCGACACTCGTGGAACGGTTGGGCAGCGGGCGGGAGTCCTGCAATCGGATTTGTGGCGATTGAGTGTGGCTCATGCGATGCAGGGCGTTGTTGATTTTCTCAATGTCGCAATTTATCCGGTGCAACAGGCAGGATTACCAGCGGGAGCGGTGTTTTTTCCAGAAGGCAATCAAACGATCGGACGGGGATTTGATTCGCGCTTGCAGCCTTGGGATCGATTTCCCAAAAATATTTCCTGGAATCCAATGTCTTATGCGACTTGTGGGAATGCAGATTGTGTGGTGAAACAAGTCCAGCGAGTTTTGGCGCAAGCTCCTCAAGGAACTGAAGTCAGACCTGTCTTAGCAGGAGTTTGGCAAGAATCGATTAGCAATCGTCCGCCGTTAGAAGTGCAAATGGAGGCTTTAAAGTCTCTTTCACCACGAATTTCTTCGGTGAGTCATTTTGCTTATTCCTGGCAAGAACCTCAGTCGGATCAAGACCGGAAAGGCTGTGTGGCAAGACGGTTGTAA
- a CDS encoding hypothetical protein (protein of unknown function DUF1348;~similar to AA sequence:cyanobase_aa:LBDG_18830) produces METKPPLPPFTLETAKIKVQAAEDAWNTRDPERVALAYTEDSQWRNRSEFLTGREEVREFLKRKWNKELDYRLRKELWSFTENRISVKFEYEWHDDSGNWFRSYGNEQWEFAENGLMRRREASINDLLIQESDRKFRWER; encoded by the coding sequence ATGGAAACGAAACCTCCTTTACCGCCGTTTACGCTTGAGACGGCAAAAATCAAAGTTCAAGCGGCTGAGGATGCTTGGAATACTCGTGATCCAGAGCGGGTTGCGCTGGCATATACCGAAGATTCTCAATGGCGGAATCGATCAGAGTTTCTGACTGGACGCGAAGAAGTTCGAGAATTTCTCAAGCGCAAATGGAACAAGGAACTCGATTATCGGCTCCGGAAAGAACTATGGAGTTTTACTGAAAATCGGATTTCGGTGAAATTTGAATATGAATGGCACGACGATTCAGGCAACTGGTTTCGCTCTTATGGAAATGAGCAGTGGGAATTTGCTGAGAATGGTTTGATGCGACGGCGAGAAGCAAGTATTAATGATTTGCTCATTCAGGAATCAGACCGTAAGTTCCGTTGGGAGCGCTAA
- a CDS encoding hypothetical protein (hypothetical protein N9414_03221;~similar to AA sequence:cyanobase_aa:LBDG_13670): MADQHNFLYPRSRYRGQVKPENLVFNANLQEFSQRVTYICCLETGGKLTPEESFQEIRSLWKQLKKSHKQLGISAGPTPPEDLVG; the protein is encoded by the coding sequence ATGGCAGACCAACACAATTTCTTATACCCGCGCAGCCGCTATCGGGGGCAAGTCAAACCAGAGAACTTGGTGTTTAATGCGAATTTGCAGGAGTTTTCTCAGCGAGTGACGTATATTTGCTGTCTTGAAACAGGCGGTAAGCTCACTCCAGAAGAATCGTTTCAAGAAATTCGATCGCTGTGGAAGCAACTGAAGAAAAGCCACAAGCAACTCGGAATTTCCGCTGGACCGACTCCCCCTGAAGATCTCGTCGGCTAA
- a CDS encoding monooxygenase FAD-binding protein (similar to AA sequence:cyanobase_aa:LBDG_26570), with product MKFRDFKTLEPESEFEADLCIVGSGPAGLSIAKEFVGTRVQVLIVESGSKDEDVETQSLYQIENVGVPREPNHSRNRYRIFGGTSHLWTGRCAPFDELDFQPRSWVPHSGWTITRRSLDPYLERAGENLGLGPHCYDERLWEQFKVSSAADSLNEALVKPVFWQFSKHHNNPHEPARFGQGFMPDHAPNIQVLMNANVTHLNTNPEGTRLQSIEVTSLNGKQATIRAKAVVLCCGGIENARLLLASNRIVPQGVGNQNDVVGRYLMDHPGCVLGSFDPVAAKQVRDRFGHYWLDNTKGRHVYLQGMALNPELQQKEQLLNCAAYLETIVSEDDPWDAVKALKEALKNGKITPEAYRGAMAVLTQPHAIGYGLYRRYIKHRPTINKAERVDLYCHVEQRPNPDSRVTLSDQRDRLGMPISRIDWKISEQERQSVRRLAHLICEEFDRLNLPKPVLSDWLDQAEGWEPNFVDRAHPIGTTRMSDDPKQGVVNSNSQVHDVEGLFIAGSSVFPTAGHANPTLMIVAMSLRLADWLKFNYLPEQTTEQGVKLKQQVA from the coding sequence GTGAAATTTAGAGATTTCAAAACATTGGAACCTGAGTCTGAATTTGAAGCAGACCTGTGTATTGTGGGCAGTGGTCCGGCTGGACTCTCGATCGCGAAAGAGTTTGTCGGAACTCGTGTTCAAGTCTTAATCGTGGAAAGTGGCAGCAAAGATGAAGATGTAGAAACACAATCGCTGTATCAAATTGAAAACGTGGGTGTTCCTCGCGAACCCAATCATAGCCGGAATCGTTATCGAATTTTTGGTGGAACCTCTCACCTTTGGACAGGTCGGTGTGCACCGTTTGATGAACTGGATTTTCAACCGCGATCGTGGGTTCCGCACTCAGGCTGGACCATCACTCGGCGTAGTCTTGACCCCTATCTCGAACGAGCCGGGGAAAATCTTGGACTGGGTCCGCACTGTTACGATGAGCGGCTTTGGGAACAGTTCAAAGTGTCTTCTGCTGCGGATTCACTGAACGAAGCTTTGGTTAAACCTGTATTTTGGCAATTCAGCAAACATCACAACAATCCGCATGAACCTGCACGATTTGGTCAAGGGTTTATGCCCGATCACGCACCGAATATTCAGGTGTTGATGAATGCAAATGTGACGCATCTCAACACCAATCCAGAAGGAACAAGACTGCAATCGATCGAGGTGACAAGCTTAAACGGGAAACAAGCGACAATTCGAGCAAAAGCAGTCGTGCTCTGCTGTGGTGGGATCGAGAATGCCCGCTTACTTTTAGCCTCGAATCGAATTGTGCCGCAGGGAGTAGGCAATCAAAACGATGTGGTCGGGCGATATTTGATGGATCATCCAGGTTGTGTATTGGGCAGCTTTGATCCAGTTGCCGCGAAACAAGTCCGCGATCGCTTTGGACACTACTGGTTAGATAACACCAAAGGTCGGCATGTGTATCTTCAGGGCATGGCGCTCAACCCTGAACTTCAACAGAAAGAACAATTGCTCAACTGTGCAGCCTATCTTGAAACGATCGTATCTGAGGATGATCCGTGGGATGCAGTCAAAGCTTTGAAAGAGGCACTGAAAAACGGCAAGATTACTCCGGAAGCCTATCGAGGAGCAATGGCAGTTTTAACTCAACCCCATGCGATCGGCTATGGTCTCTACCGTCGATATATCAAACATCGACCCACCATTAATAAAGCTGAGCGCGTGGATTTGTATTGCCATGTCGAGCAGCGTCCGAATCCAGACAGCCGAGTCACCTTATCCGATCAACGCGATCGATTAGGAATGCCAATTTCTCGAATCGATTGGAAGATTAGCGAACAAGAACGGCAATCTGTCCGGCGGTTGGCACATTTAATTTGTGAAGAGTTCGATCGATTGAATCTTCCCAAACCTGTGTTGTCTGACTGGCTCGATCAAGCGGAAGGCTGGGAGCCGAATTTTGTCGATCGAGCACATCCGATCGGAACTACTCGCATGTCAGACGATCCAAAACAAGGAGTCGTGAACTCTAACAGTCAAGTTCATGATGTCGAAGGATTGTTTATTGCGGGTAGCTCAGTCTTTCCAACGGCGGGTCATGCCAATCCGACACTGATGATTGTGGCAATGTCGCTACGCTTAGCAGACTGGTTGAAGTTTAACTACTTGCCTGAGCAGACGACAGAACAAGGTGTGAAATTGAAGCAACAGGTGGCTTAG
- a CDS encoding hypothetical protein (similar to AA sequence:cyanobase_aa:LBDG_25500): MRSRRVLGYFFYGGNETYKLELFFSILSALKQLQSKSSDIIISVVTDQVDFDPDLPIDILHVSPEELAIWTNGGTYNHRAKCFAMKKLLEHYQCPVVLADTDTYFLKHPSELFDRISPTQTVMHCKEVDAIADYSLYQPFLHNLGNGLEIGGIRLTRDSPVYNSGVIGVDAAHLSLMDQAIAVLDKTYAVCPVFDVEQLSIGLVLAQRTKLSTSEDVMVHYWGYSRYFIQVQSKRLFTNFSARTLEKLLKQPFPVAPGYPAKSLRDKLSARAWSAFYKWDDDYRFAYLSYRCALSYADRDTEYANVWAKIALESLKWANPDHLVESVRRDFRQFRVEKLDRLTWLDPEVKIAWQNFGSGSLDFGTFAYSRNSA; the protein is encoded by the coding sequence ATGAGAAGTCGCCGAGTTCTGGGATATTTTTTTTACGGTGGGAATGAGACTTATAAGCTAGAACTTTTTTTCAGCATTCTTTCTGCCTTAAAACAACTGCAAAGCAAATCCAGCGACATCATCATTAGCGTTGTCACTGATCAAGTTGATTTTGATCCAGATCTACCGATCGACATTCTTCATGTTTCACCGGAAGAACTCGCAATCTGGACAAACGGCGGGACTTATAACCATCGGGCAAAATGCTTCGCAATGAAGAAGTTACTGGAGCATTATCAATGTCCAGTCGTCCTGGCTGATACGGACACCTATTTTCTAAAGCATCCCTCAGAACTCTTTGACAGAATTTCGCCCACTCAAACGGTGATGCACTGTAAAGAAGTAGATGCGATCGCAGATTATTCTTTGTACCAGCCGTTCCTCCACAATCTTGGTAATGGACTGGAGATCGGAGGAATTCGGCTAACTCGTGATTCTCCGGTCTACAACTCTGGCGTGATCGGTGTGGATGCGGCTCATCTGAGTCTAATGGATCAAGCGATCGCGGTTTTGGATAAAACTTATGCGGTTTGTCCAGTTTTCGATGTTGAACAATTGTCGATCGGGCTAGTTCTAGCTCAAAGAACGAAGCTCTCGACCAGCGAAGATGTCATGGTTCATTACTGGGGCTATTCCAGATACTTCATTCAAGTGCAGAGCAAAAGGCTTTTTACTAACTTTTCAGCCCGCACTCTAGAGAAATTGCTCAAGCAACCTTTTCCCGTAGCACCCGGTTATCCTGCTAAATCGCTGCGAGATAAGCTCAGTGCTCGTGCCTGGAGTGCGTTTTACAAGTGGGACGATGACTACCGATTCGCCTATTTAAGTTATCGGTGTGCATTATCTTATGCAGATCGAGATACAGAGTATGCCAATGTCTGGGCGAAGATTGCTCTAGAAAGTCTGAAATGGGCAAATCCAGATCACTTAGTTGAATCCGTTAGACGGGATTTTCGTCAGTTTCGAGTTGAAAAGCTCGATCGACTGACTTGGCTTGATCCAGAAGTTAAGATTGCTTGGCAAAACTTTGGGAGTGGTTCGCTCGATTTTGGGACTTTTGCTTATTCTCGCAACTCAGCTTAG
- a CDS encoding O-antigen polymerase (similar to AA sequence:cyanobase_aa:LBDG_26560), producing the protein MKKLLLFAEICFAIFGLTFFTGGLTPGASTDGVDTGLVPEIIVTTVRYFIWFVSALLLLLNGKRTLITMRRDWVLWILTFLVLFSFAWSDFPEWTLLANREMAQMTCFGLYIATRFSLREQIKLYAATFAIGAIASAAFAIGLPSVGLDVDHEGAWRGIYGHKNTFGSMMVMAFLAFFALPVERPLDRWIKRIGIGGAAALILLSTSRTSLVLAFTLLALMWFYRNYRWQGKRSIVLGSLGVLVGGAAVVGVLTNWVALLTALGRDPTLTGRTYIWQVSLYHLLDRPLFGFGRSAFWSPESPYPRAISSYLSQAFRAPHAHNGFIEIALDVGLVGLTLFLICYVSGFVKALMRAYGSKHPEHIWSLGFLTFLALNNMTESYMLRLANIYWVLFIATLLTVKQRMPIFDDEPELPMLTRSYRELPQVGKVREQV; encoded by the coding sequence GTGAAAAAGCTGCTTTTATTTGCTGAAATTTGTTTTGCCATCTTCGGCTTGACCTTCTTTACAGGGGGTCTTACGCCTGGTGCGAGCACCGATGGAGTCGATACAGGTCTCGTCCCAGAAATTATCGTGACGACGGTTCGATACTTTATCTGGTTTGTTAGTGCGCTCTTGCTGCTCCTAAATGGGAAGCGGACCCTGATCACGATGAGACGAGATTGGGTTCTGTGGATTCTGACGTTCCTGGTTCTGTTCTCATTCGCCTGGTCAGATTTTCCTGAATGGACGCTGCTGGCAAATCGTGAAATGGCTCAAATGACCTGCTTCGGGCTGTATATTGCAACTCGATTTTCCCTTAGGGAACAGATCAAGCTTTATGCTGCGACGTTTGCGATCGGTGCGATCGCCTCGGCGGCGTTTGCGATCGGTTTACCTTCGGTTGGGCTGGATGTGGATCACGAGGGGGCATGGCGAGGAATCTACGGACACAAGAATACCTTTGGCAGCATGATGGTCATGGCGTTTCTTGCCTTTTTTGCGCTGCCTGTGGAACGACCGCTCGATCGCTGGATTAAGCGAATTGGAATCGGTGGTGCAGCAGCATTAATCTTGCTTTCGACTTCTAGAACTTCGCTGGTATTGGCGTTTACTTTGTTGGCGTTAATGTGGTTCTACCGGAACTATCGCTGGCAAGGAAAGCGATCGATTGTTTTGGGAAGCTTAGGAGTTCTAGTGGGGGGTGCGGCAGTTGTTGGAGTGCTTACCAATTGGGTAGCATTACTGACCGCATTAGGAAGAGATCCAACTCTGACGGGACGAACTTATATTTGGCAAGTTTCGCTCTATCATTTGCTCGATCGACCTTTGTTTGGGTTTGGTCGGAGTGCATTTTGGTCTCCAGAAAGTCCTTATCCGAGAGCGATTAGCTCATATCTGTCTCAAGCCTTTAGAGCACCACACGCCCACAATGGATTCATTGAAATCGCGCTAGATGTTGGCTTAGTGGGATTGACACTGTTCTTGATTTGCTATGTGTCTGGCTTTGTCAAAGCTTTGATGCGAGCTTATGGTTCTAAGCATCCAGAGCATATCTGGTCACTCGGATTTTTGACGTTTCTTGCGCTCAATAACATGACCGAGAGCTATATGCTGCGATTGGCAAATATCTATTGGGTGCTGTTTATTGCAACGTTATTGACCGTGAAACAGCGAATGCCCATCTTTGATGATGAGCCAGAGTTGCCGATGTTGACGCGATCGTATCGCGAACTCCCTCAAGTCGGCAAAGTTAGAGAGCAGGTTTAG
- a CDS encoding glycosyl transferase group 1 (similar to AA sequence:cyanobase_aa:PCC7424_5286), with the protein MLDSYMRIAYLTGEYPRATDTFIQREVAGLRALGVDVQTFSVRRPGIEQLVGEEQKAEFDRTTYLLPPNLLQLIGSHLRLIKSGRYWRSLKLAWKTRQPGLRGSLYQVFYFLEAGILARQIQSRQIQHLHNHLATSSGTVAMLAAELGDFTFSFTLHGPYIFFEPYQWHLAEKIDRALFVCCISHYCRSQGMVFASIEAWNRLHIIHCGIDPALFEPVLHQGTGNRLLYVGRLAAVKGLPILLESLAKLVSSYPDLELTVVGDGSDRELLETLTDSLNLRSQVKFVGYQSQTEVRQHLQQTDIFVMASFAEGVPVVLMEAMAAGVPVVATQIAGVSELVEHGINGYLVPAGDAKTLADRIGDLVENSEVRSSFGRAGRAKVTAEFNIKTEVARLHQLMSRALEGKSEAIRPAIDQPSESSKPAL; encoded by the coding sequence ATGCTCGATAGTTATATGCGAATTGCGTATCTCACTGGCGAATACCCCAGAGCAACGGACACATTTATTCAGCGGGAGGTAGCTGGATTAAGAGCCTTGGGCGTGGATGTGCAGACCTTCTCGGTGCGTCGTCCGGGCATTGAACAATTAGTGGGAGAGGAGCAGAAAGCAGAGTTCGATCGAACAACTTATCTATTACCGCCCAATCTATTGCAACTGATCGGATCGCATCTGAGGTTAATCAAGAGTGGACGATATTGGCGATCGCTAAAACTCGCTTGGAAAACTCGACAGCCTGGATTGCGCGGTTCCCTTTATCAAGTGTTCTACTTTCTAGAAGCAGGCATCTTAGCTCGACAGATTCAGAGTCGCCAAATTCAGCATCTACACAATCATCTTGCGACTTCTAGCGGCACGGTTGCAATGCTGGCGGCAGAACTCGGAGATTTTACCTTTAGCTTCACGCTGCATGGTCCTTATATCTTTTTTGAGCCATATCAGTGGCATCTAGCTGAAAAGATCGATCGAGCTTTGTTTGTCTGCTGTATTAGTCATTACTGTCGCAGTCAGGGAATGGTATTTGCCTCGATCGAGGCTTGGAATCGATTGCACATTATTCACTGTGGAATTGATCCAGCATTGTTTGAACCTGTGTTGCATCAAGGCACTGGAAATCGATTGCTCTATGTGGGACGATTAGCCGCAGTGAAAGGCTTACCGATTCTGCTCGAAAGCTTAGCGAAATTGGTCTCAAGCTATCCTGATTTAGAACTAACGGTCGTTGGAGATGGCAGCGATCGAGAACTGCTCGAAACTTTGACTGATTCGCTCAATCTGCGATCGCAGGTCAAATTCGTCGGGTATCAATCTCAAACCGAAGTTCGTCAGCATCTCCAGCAAACGGATATCTTTGTGATGGCAAGCTTCGCAGAAGGCGTTCCCGTTGTTTTAATGGAAGCAATGGCAGCGGGCGTTCCGGTCGTGGCGACTCAAATTGCTGGTGTCAGTGAACTGGTAGAACATGGAATTAATGGCTATCTTGTTCCAGCCGGAGATGCAAAAACGTTAGCCGATCGAATTGGAGATCTAGTTGAAAATTCAGAAGTACGATCGAGCTTTGGACGGGCTGGACGAGCAAAAGTCACCGCAGAATTCAACATTAAAACAGAAGTGGCGCGACTCCACCAATTGATGAGCCGCGCCCTAGAAGGAAAATCTGAAGCCATTCGTCCAGCGATCGATCAACCGTCTGAAAGTTCTAAACCTGCTCTCTAA
- a CDS encoding NAD-dependent epimerase/dehydratase (similar to AA sequence:cyanobase_aa:NIES39_C04980) has protein sequence MKLLITGASGFLGQYVVAEALRREHQVRAIVRPVTKVEQFSWHDHPNLELVRLDLRRKDGLLEALNGMDAVIHLAAAKSGDFYAQFAGTVLATENLLDAMKAANVLRLIAISTFSVYDYWNLSIGSVLTEDSAIEKNPLERDEYAQTKLLQERLVREFEQENQAPVTILRPGMIYGRDYLWNPCLGAELTDTLWLRIGARAQMPLNYVENCAEAILLAAEKESAIGQTINLVDDNLPTQREFAKKLFAQQKDFPPIVPLNWTFMRGLTWILWLYNKKVLKGQAKFPGIFVPAKLHARFKPLIYQNDRAKQLLQWIPRYSLDEAFDRSCSSIDLLSVPTPSPALSNAR, from the coding sequence ATGAAGCTATTAATCACAGGTGCATCCGGTTTTTTGGGGCAGTACGTTGTCGCAGAAGCATTGAGACGCGAACATCAAGTTCGTGCGATCGTGCGTCCCGTGACAAAGGTAGAGCAGTTCTCTTGGCACGATCATCCGAATTTAGAACTTGTTCGGTTAGATCTGCGGCGAAAAGATGGATTGCTTGAGGCGCTGAATGGAATGGATGCCGTGATTCATTTAGCTGCGGCGAAATCAGGTGACTTCTATGCTCAGTTTGCAGGAACCGTACTGGCGACTGAGAATTTGCTCGACGCGATGAAGGCAGCGAATGTTCTGAGATTAATCGCGATTAGTACATTCTCGGTGTATGACTATTGGAATTTGTCGATCGGGTCTGTGTTGACTGAAGATTCAGCGATCGAGAAAAATCCTCTAGAACGCGACGAATACGCCCAAACGAAACTCCTTCAAGAACGATTAGTGCGGGAGTTCGAGCAGGAAAATCAAGCTCCAGTAACGATTCTTCGACCGGGAATGATTTATGGGCGCGATTATCTCTGGAATCCTTGTCTTGGTGCAGAATTGACCGATACTCTGTGGCTACGAATTGGGGCACGAGCACAGATGCCCTTGAACTATGTGGAAAACTGTGCAGAAGCGATTTTACTAGCTGCTGAGAAAGAAAGCGCGATCGGTCAAACGATCAATCTGGTCGATGACAATCTCCCGACTCAGCGCGAATTTGCAAAAAAACTGTTTGCTCAACAAAAAGATTTCCCACCGATTGTTCCACTCAATTGGACATTCATGCGGGGATTGACTTGGATTCTATGGTTGTATAACAAAAAAGTGCTGAAAGGACAGGCAAAGTTTCCAGGCATTTTTGTACCTGCAAAACTTCATGCTCGATTTAAGCCTTTGATCTATCAGAACGATCGAGCAAAACAACTCTTGCAATGGATTCCCCGGTATAGCTTAGATGAAGCCTTCGATCGCAGTTGTAGCTCGATCGATTTACTATCCGTTCCCACTCCCAGTCCTGCACTATCCAATGCTCGATAG
- a CDS encoding oxidoreductase domain protein (similar to AA sequence:cyanobase_aa:PCC7424_5288) produces MATALKAAVIGTGVISKEHLSFLERSQNAKLVGVCDLSKISARYAAERFHAEAAYTDYRQLLAETQPDVVHVLTPPQTHSWIAKDCLESGAHVICEKPIAPTYEEFKQLWSIAQANQRYLIEDQNYRFNQPILAIEQLIAQGRLGEVEEVEVRISLAVRKMAAFADENLPNPVHKLPGGVIHDTITHLAYLVLRFLPVEFDRIRASWSNYGGGDLFKYDDLDALLISGSKHARIRFSSTTLPECFEIIVRGSKGYVQTDLFQPYLRAVLPRKVGKQLSPLANHLINGAELMRCSVRNFSWKIMQRTPYEGLHGLLDRTYAALLKGAPPPISYEDMERTSRLVEALLAQENRL; encoded by the coding sequence ATGGCGACCGCCTTGAAAGCTGCGGTGATCGGAACAGGCGTTATTTCTAAAGAGCATCTGAGTTTCTTAGAGCGATCGCAAAACGCGAAATTGGTCGGAGTGTGCGATCTTTCTAAAATTTCAGCGCGATATGCAGCAGAACGATTTCACGCCGAGGCAGCCTACACAGACTATCGGCAACTCCTCGCGGAAACTCAGCCCGATGTGGTTCATGTACTGACTCCTCCTCAAACGCATTCGTGGATTGCGAAGGATTGCCTGGAATCGGGGGCGCACGTGATTTGTGAAAAACCGATCGCGCCAACGTATGAAGAATTTAAGCAGCTTTGGTCGATCGCTCAAGCGAATCAGCGTTATCTGATTGAAGACCAGAATTACCGATTTAATCAGCCGATTTTAGCGATCGAACAGTTAATTGCTCAAGGTCGCCTCGGTGAAGTTGAAGAAGTCGAGGTGCGAATATCGCTGGCAGTGCGGAAAATGGCGGCATTTGCAGACGAGAATTTGCCGAATCCGGTTCATAAGCTGCCTGGAGGTGTGATTCACGATACGATTACACACCTGGCATATTTGGTGCTGCGATTTCTGCCTGTGGAGTTCGACCGGATTCGTGCAAGCTGGAGTAACTACGGCGGAGGGGATTTGTTCAAATATGATGACCTGGATGCTTTGCTGATTAGCGGCTCGAAGCACGCTCGAATTCGATTTAGCTCCACAACCTTGCCAGAATGTTTTGAAATCATTGTGCGTGGCTCTAAAGGCTATGTTCAGACCGATTTATTCCAGCCGTATCTCCGTGCAGTTTTGCCCCGAAAAGTTGGGAAACAGCTATCACCCTTAGCAAATCACTTGATTAATGGTGCGGAACTGATGCGCTGTAGTGTGCGGAATTTTAGCTGGAAGATCATGCAGCGAACGCCCTACGAAGGATTACACGGATTGCTCGATCGAACATACGCTGCGTTGCTCAAGGGTGCTCCCCCTCCGATCTCTTATGAGGATATGGAGCGCACAAGTCGATTAGTAGAAGCATTGTTGGCACAGGAGAATCGGTTATGA